A stretch of Pygocentrus nattereri isolate fPygNat1 chromosome 8, fPygNat1.pri, whole genome shotgun sequence DNA encodes these proteins:
- the LOC108442593 gene encoding uncharacterized protein LOC108442593 isoform X1, which yields MEKYFTPVCGSSEDERKLQKHQRLISHHQLQHQHPNQYHNRGPQGPSPSDEYRRHSDTRDFHHHHYQNHPHHRRQTLTTTISHQSQYNTLSRASTSSLSSSSSSSSSPWTSEPSLENERYLLQNKPQHSLSCSNIPEARRKFQDEESEDLDFDQSDSAIFPHRHHKQEHQQHFGHSGHLQRPRTCRLRRGQSRSEEGLLQSPGEDKKPHPMEPGPLYKTASLGQSLAFNETAAQAAARGMAGPKRAASSIQLPSKGILKNKDEGQMQGNVRKSKSMEVLSTRVQVTGPCKQSTVENARAELLKEKLEFSAFLDEITRQVISPSRLSSFGITSTTTLASLKSPHEEHRIPTKSVKQAQEHVQPPAIQQSSKLTRSDGAKIGMDSHTYRRSHPSKHNHNHHATSPSGPPQHHQQQHSHEKRLCTESPCERHGSTSSHKQQHRKYSQLLTDGTSTSPEPILQEKHHHTKCRGPYHGGRGTAKQVQAGHEHKGSPPPTRPSGLECESPSSKSSTATSPSSEKSQKKKHMGHKRNSKNSHKDPVSTEDRAELLEQYNKELHENLLQTVACIENMEAELQCTKAELSSFKEKYKRLQESYTSCQQANSVLEQKLQSVVDSTNSERKYHLHRIMELTKQLDAAKNTIISLENINVPSLIKELLNKHFDSQETVRNFLLSSNSPGLSDTGQSGRALGLKDSQMPTGKGEEKASDWLFTGQKSLSDRQQHVTAFLPWTESQDPWMASEEILTKRETEPGDSKLPFTVADISQAIYRNIADDKATGHDPMVTVHHLGSETEIHSIGMWRASDVPANPYNLEEIGSNRAAGVQKLEGSSGDAQKNLNDVTYISAQKMLDNFMSQIPTPAQEGPSERDHVGQDWVKRPAEGL from the exons atggaaaagTATTTCACTCCTGTGTGCGGATCATCAGAAGATGAGCGTAAACTCCAGAAACATCAGCGTCTCATTTCCCATCACCAGCTACAGCATCAGCATCCCAACCAATACCATAACCGAGGACCACAAGG ACCTAGTCCTTCAGATGAATATAGAAGACACAGTGACACCCGTGACTTCCATCATCACCATTACCAAAATCACCCTCATCATCGTCGTCAAACCCTCACGACCACCATTTCCCACCAAAGCCAATACAACACCCTTTCTAGAGCCTCCACATCCAgcctctcttcttcttcctcctcttcttcctctccttgGACTTCAGAGCCCAGTCTGGAGAACGAGCGGTATCTCCTGCAAAACAAACCGCAGCATTCCCTGTCCTGCTCCAACATTCCAGAAGCCAGGCGCAAATTCCAAGATGAGGAATCAGAGGATTTGGACTTTGATCAGAGTGACTCAGCCATTTTCCCACATCGTCATCACAAGCAGGAGCATCAGCAGCATTTTGGCCATTCTGGACACCTGCAAAGGCCACGGACATGCCGACTCCGCAGGGGCCAGAGCCGGAGTGAAGAAGGACTGCTTCAGAGCCCTGGGGAAGATAAAAAACCCCACCCAATGGAGCCGGGCCCACTGTACAAGACCGCCAGCCTGGGACAAAGCCTTGCCTTCAATGAAACTGCTGCACAAGCAGCAGCACGGGGAATGGCAGGACCTAAGAGGGCTGCATCATCCATCCAGCTGCCAAGCAAAGGCATCCTGAAGAACAAAGATGAAGGCCAGATGCAAGGAAATGTCAGAAAATCTAAGTCTATGGAGGTACTGTCCACTAGAGTGCAGGTCACTGGTCCATGCAAGCAGAGCACAGTGGAGAATGCGAGAGCAGAATTGCTGAAAGAGAAGCTTGAATTCTCAGCCTTTCTGGATGAAATCACCAGGCAGGTCATCAGCCCCTCCAGACTCAGCTCTTTCGGGATCACCTCCACCACCACACTAGCATCACTCAAATCGCCACATGAGGAGCACAGGATACCCACTAAATCAGTCAAGCAGGCACAGGAACACGTTCAGCCACCAGCCATACAGCAGAGTTCCAAACTCACCAGATCAGATGGTGCAAAAATAGGAATGGACTCTCACACATACAGGAGATCCCATCCCAGCAAACACAACCATAACCATCATGCCACAAGTCCCTCCGGACCTCCACAgcaccaccagcagcagcacagccatGAGAAGAGGCTCTGCACTGAGAG CCCGTGTGAGAGGCATGGAAGCACATcatcacacaaacagcagcataGGAAATACAGCCAGCTCCTCACTGATGGCACTAGCACCAGCCCCGAGCCCATCCTGCAGGAGAAGCACCATCACACCAAGTGCAGAGGGCCTTACCATGGAGGTCGTGGCACGGCTAAACAGGTCCAAGCTGGCCATGAGCACAAGGGCTCTCCTCCCCCAACAAGACCCTCTGGCCTGGAGTGTGAGTCACCTTCAAGCAAGTCATCCACAGCTACCAGCCCCAGCTCAGAGAAaagccaaaagaaaaaacacatggGACACAAGAGGAACTCCAAAAACTCCCACAAG GATCCAGTGAGCACTGAGGACAGAGCTGA ATTGCTGGAGCAGTATAACAAAGAGCTGCATGAGAATCTGTTGCAGACAGTGGCGTGCATTGAGAACATGGAGGCAGAACTACAGTGCACCAAAGCAGAATTAAGCAGCTTTAAAGAGAAATACAAAAG GCTTCAGGAGAGCTACACCAGCTGCCAACaggccaacagtgtcctagaaCAAAAGCTTCAGTCTgtg GTGGACAGCACAAACTCAGAGAGGAAGTACCACTTGCACAGGATTATGGAACTGACTAAGCAACTGGATGCAGCTAAAAATACCATCATCTCACTGGAAAACATCAAT gttCCCTCCTTGATCAAGGAGCTTCTGAACAAGCATTTTGACTCTCAGGAGACTGTGAGGAACTTCTTACTTTCCTCCAACTCACCTGGTCTGTCTGACACTGGCCAATCAGGCAGAGCTTTAGGACTCAAAGACAGCCAAATGCCCACTGGGAAAGGGGAGGAGAAAGCATCTGATTGGTTATTCACTGGACAGAAAAGCCTAAGTGACAGACAACAGCATGTTACAGCATTTTTGCCATGGACAGAAAGTCAAGACCCCTGGATGGCATCAGAGGAGATTCTAACTAAGCGGGAGACTGAACCAGGAGATTCAAAGCTTCCTTTTACTGTTGCTGATATTAGCCAGGCCATCTATAGAAACATAGCAGATGACAAGGCCACAGGGCATGACCCTATGGTCACAGTGCATCACTTAGGCTCAGAGACAGAAATACATTCCATCGGCATGTGGAGGGCTAGCGATGTTCCAGCTAATCCCTACAACCTAGAGGAGATAGGCTCAAACAGAGCAGCAGGAGTGCAGAAACTAGAAGGGAGTTCAGGTGATGCACAAAAGAACCTAAACGATGTCACCTATATTTCAGCACAGAAAATGCTGGATAATTTTATGAGCCAAATTCCTACTCCCGCACAGGAAGGGCCATCAGAGAGAGATCATGTAGGCCAGGACTGGGTGAAGAGGCCTGCAGAGGGCCTTTAG
- the LOC108442593 gene encoding uncharacterized protein LOC108442593 isoform X2, whose amino-acid sequence MSVNSRNISVSFPITSYSISIPTNTITEDHKEPSLENERYLLQNKPQHSLSCSNIPEARRKFQDEESEDLDFDQSDSAIFPHRHHKQEHQQHFGHSGHLQRPRTCRLRRGQSRSEEGLLQSPGEDKKPHPMEPGPLYKTASLGQSLAFNETAAQAAARGMAGPKRAASSIQLPSKGILKNKDEGQMQGNVRKSKSMEVLSTRVQVTGPCKQSTVENARAELLKEKLEFSAFLDEITRQVISPSRLSSFGITSTTTLASLKSPHEEHRIPTKSVKQAQEHVQPPAIQQSSKLTRSDGAKIGMDSHTYRRSHPSKHNHNHHATSPSGPPQHHQQQHSHEKRLCTESPCERHGSTSSHKQQHRKYSQLLTDGTSTSPEPILQEKHHHTKCRGPYHGGRGTAKQVQAGHEHKGSPPPTRPSGLECESPSSKSSTATSPSSEKSQKKKHMGHKRNSKNSHKDPVSTEDRAELLEQYNKELHENLLQTVACIENMEAELQCTKAELSSFKEKYKRLQESYTSCQQANSVLEQKLQSVVDSTNSERKYHLHRIMELTKQLDAAKNTIISLENINVPSLIKELLNKHFDSQETVRNFLLSSNSPGLSDTGQSGRALGLKDSQMPTGKGEEKASDWLFTGQKSLSDRQQHVTAFLPWTESQDPWMASEEILTKRETEPGDSKLPFTVADISQAIYRNIADDKATGHDPMVTVHHLGSETEIHSIGMWRASDVPANPYNLEEIGSNRAAGVQKLEGSSGDAQKNLNDVTYISAQKMLDNFMSQIPTPAQEGPSERDHVGQDWVKRPAEGL is encoded by the exons ATGAGCGTAAACTCCAGAAACATCAGCGTCTCATTTCCCATCACCAGCTACAGCATCAGCATCCCAACCAATACCATAACCGAGGACCACAAGG AGCCCAGTCTGGAGAACGAGCGGTATCTCCTGCAAAACAAACCGCAGCATTCCCTGTCCTGCTCCAACATTCCAGAAGCCAGGCGCAAATTCCAAGATGAGGAATCAGAGGATTTGGACTTTGATCAGAGTGACTCAGCCATTTTCCCACATCGTCATCACAAGCAGGAGCATCAGCAGCATTTTGGCCATTCTGGACACCTGCAAAGGCCACGGACATGCCGACTCCGCAGGGGCCAGAGCCGGAGTGAAGAAGGACTGCTTCAGAGCCCTGGGGAAGATAAAAAACCCCACCCAATGGAGCCGGGCCCACTGTACAAGACCGCCAGCCTGGGACAAAGCCTTGCCTTCAATGAAACTGCTGCACAAGCAGCAGCACGGGGAATGGCAGGACCTAAGAGGGCTGCATCATCCATCCAGCTGCCAAGCAAAGGCATCCTGAAGAACAAAGATGAAGGCCAGATGCAAGGAAATGTCAGAAAATCTAAGTCTATGGAGGTACTGTCCACTAGAGTGCAGGTCACTGGTCCATGCAAGCAGAGCACAGTGGAGAATGCGAGAGCAGAATTGCTGAAAGAGAAGCTTGAATTCTCAGCCTTTCTGGATGAAATCACCAGGCAGGTCATCAGCCCCTCCAGACTCAGCTCTTTCGGGATCACCTCCACCACCACACTAGCATCACTCAAATCGCCACATGAGGAGCACAGGATACCCACTAAATCAGTCAAGCAGGCACAGGAACACGTTCAGCCACCAGCCATACAGCAGAGTTCCAAACTCACCAGATCAGATGGTGCAAAAATAGGAATGGACTCTCACACATACAGGAGATCCCATCCCAGCAAACACAACCATAACCATCATGCCACAAGTCCCTCCGGACCTCCACAgcaccaccagcagcagcacagccatGAGAAGAGGCTCTGCACTGAGAG CCCGTGTGAGAGGCATGGAAGCACATcatcacacaaacagcagcataGGAAATACAGCCAGCTCCTCACTGATGGCACTAGCACCAGCCCCGAGCCCATCCTGCAGGAGAAGCACCATCACACCAAGTGCAGAGGGCCTTACCATGGAGGTCGTGGCACGGCTAAACAGGTCCAAGCTGGCCATGAGCACAAGGGCTCTCCTCCCCCAACAAGACCCTCTGGCCTGGAGTGTGAGTCACCTTCAAGCAAGTCATCCACAGCTACCAGCCCCAGCTCAGAGAAaagccaaaagaaaaaacacatggGACACAAGAGGAACTCCAAAAACTCCCACAAG GATCCAGTGAGCACTGAGGACAGAGCTGA ATTGCTGGAGCAGTATAACAAAGAGCTGCATGAGAATCTGTTGCAGACAGTGGCGTGCATTGAGAACATGGAGGCAGAACTACAGTGCACCAAAGCAGAATTAAGCAGCTTTAAAGAGAAATACAAAAG GCTTCAGGAGAGCTACACCAGCTGCCAACaggccaacagtgtcctagaaCAAAAGCTTCAGTCTgtg GTGGACAGCACAAACTCAGAGAGGAAGTACCACTTGCACAGGATTATGGAACTGACTAAGCAACTGGATGCAGCTAAAAATACCATCATCTCACTGGAAAACATCAAT gttCCCTCCTTGATCAAGGAGCTTCTGAACAAGCATTTTGACTCTCAGGAGACTGTGAGGAACTTCTTACTTTCCTCCAACTCACCTGGTCTGTCTGACACTGGCCAATCAGGCAGAGCTTTAGGACTCAAAGACAGCCAAATGCCCACTGGGAAAGGGGAGGAGAAAGCATCTGATTGGTTATTCACTGGACAGAAAAGCCTAAGTGACAGACAACAGCATGTTACAGCATTTTTGCCATGGACAGAAAGTCAAGACCCCTGGATGGCATCAGAGGAGATTCTAACTAAGCGGGAGACTGAACCAGGAGATTCAAAGCTTCCTTTTACTGTTGCTGATATTAGCCAGGCCATCTATAGAAACATAGCAGATGACAAGGCCACAGGGCATGACCCTATGGTCACAGTGCATCACTTAGGCTCAGAGACAGAAATACATTCCATCGGCATGTGGAGGGCTAGCGATGTTCCAGCTAATCCCTACAACCTAGAGGAGATAGGCTCAAACAGAGCAGCAGGAGTGCAGAAACTAGAAGGGAGTTCAGGTGATGCACAAAAGAACCTAAACGATGTCACCTATATTTCAGCACAGAAAATGCTGGATAATTTTATGAGCCAAATTCCTACTCCCGCACAGGAAGGGCCATCAGAGAGAGATCATGTAGGCCAGGACTGGGTGAAGAGGCCTGCAGAGGGCCTTTAG
- the rom1b gene encoding rod outer segment membrane protein 1b — protein MSVLKLKFSFQRRVRLAQGLWLLSWMAMVSGAITVAMGVFLKTELFRRAEVMHNNDIHIVPNLLMAVGLASVGINICAGKVCQDSLDASRFPRWKNLLTPFFCVSIFFTSLLLVAMILSYALQPSLEESLKVGLKNGIRFYKDTDTPGRCFQKETIDRLQVEFQCCGNTNYRDWFEVQWINNRYLDFTSKEVKDRVKSNVDGRYLLDGVPFSCCNPASPRPCIQYQLLDNAAHYNYEYQSEELNLYSRGCRQALVNYYMGLMNTIGPGVMSVFLIQMTVLFSLRFLQTSMQAVEGQENVEIETEGYILEKGVKETVKELQEKIMIFFQQVQVDVAPPETEAAAEEAAPEKEATPAS, from the exons ATGTCAGTCTTGAAGTTAAAGTTCTCCTTCCAGAGGAGAGTGCGTTTGGCCCAGGGCCTCTGGCTCTTGTCATGGATGGCCATGGTCTCTGGAGCCATCACCGTTGCCATGGGGGTCTTCCTCAAGACTGAACTGTTCCGCAGGGCAGAG GTGATGCACAACAATGACATCCACATTGTGCCCAATCTGCTGATGGCGGTGGGGCTGGCATCTGTGGGGATCAACATCTGCGCTGGCAAAGTGTGCCAGGACTCTCTGGATGCCTCACGGTTTCCACGCTGGAAGAATCTCCTCACTCCCTTCTTCTGTGTCTCTATATTCTTCACCTCCCTGCTGCTGGTGGCCATGATATTGAGCTATGCCCTGCAGCCCAGTCTAGAGGAGTCTCTGAAAGTGGGCCTGAAGAACGGCATCCGCTTCTATAAG GACACAGACACTCCAGGCCGCTGCTTCCAGAAGGAGACAATTGACCGTCTGCAGGTTGAGTTTCAGTGCTGTGGAAACACCAACTACAGGGACTGGTTTGAGGTGCAGTGGATCAACAACCGCTACCTGGACTTCACCTCCAAAGAAGTAAAAGA TCGTGTGAAGAGTAACGTGGATGGCCGTTACCTGCTGGATGGCGTGCCGTTCAGCTGCTGTAACCCAGCCTCCCCGAGGCCCTGCATCCAGTACCAGCTTCTGGACAATGCAGCCCATTACAACTATGAGTACCAATCGGAAGAGCTGAACCTGTACAGCCGTGGCTGTCGTCAGGCTCTGGTCAACTACTACATGGGCCTGATGAACACGATTGGGCCTGGAGTCATGTCTGTCTTCCTGATTCAG ATGACTGTGCTCTTTAGCCTGCGCTTTCTACAGACATCCATGCAGGCAGTGGAGGGGCAAGAGAACGTGGAGATCGAGACAGAGGGCTACATCCTGGAGAAAGGAGTGAAGGAAACAGTCAAGGAGTTGCAAGAGAAGATCATGATCTTCTTCCAGCAAGTGCAGGTGGACGTCGCCCCTCCAGAGACCGAGGCGGCAGCAGAGGAAGCAGCACCAGAGAAGGAGGCCACTCCCGCAAGCTAA